The following nucleotide sequence is from Plasmodium reichenowi strain SY57 chromosome Unknown, whole genome shotgun sequence.
CCTATTCACacacaaaaataaaataaaataaaataaagaaaaaacaaaagcaaaagaaaaaaacaagtGTTTGACCTCTTTTTCTTTGTACcaacaaattatataccTAGAATAACAGCAAACGTGTAACtttatcaaataaaaattgtaaaGTTGAAAGAAAGacacaaaaaatatatacttataaataaataaatatatatatatatatatatatatatttttatatttatacatttttttcttttcccAAATCATTTGTCAAGAttatggaaaaaaatattaaactAAAAATTAGTGACACTAAATCACGTATCCTGAACTTtttaacaaataaaaaaacaagcGTTCCTAATgaagatgaaaataatgcaaacacaataaataaaactaaaaatatagaaagcccaaataataattctttgAATAATTCTGAATCtaatgtaataaataaaaaaagtaatgAAAAGgatacaataaaaaaaaagaaaaagagtggaacaatattaaatttaaaaaatgagCAACCACCACAAGCATTGGAAAGgtaatacaaaaataaaaaaataaaataatataatataatacaatataatgtaatataatagaaat
It contains:
- a CDS encoding hypothetical protein (conserved Plasmodium protein, unknown function), with product MEKNIKLKISDTKSRILNFLTNKKTSVPNEDENNANTINKTKNIESPNNNSLNNSESNVINKKSNEKDTIKKKKKSGTILNLKNEQPPQALESEVKKGKVETESMTNQTM